Part of the Ictalurus furcatus strain D&B chromosome 10, Billie_1.0, whole genome shotgun sequence genome, ATAATATCTGCAACCAAATACGAAAAAAAGAGTCCATATACGTTATCCACTTGTCCCACGCACCCAGGCTAGCGATCTGTCCACTCATGTGCatcgataaaaaaaaataatgaaacagcTCTACCTGTCGAAACTTGGCCCTCACTCTCTCCATGTGTTCCTGGAGCTTCTCATTCTGTGGGTCTTCATATGGAAACTTTTGGATCATTGCATCCAAAGTCTCAACAGCTTTCAGTCGttttctggttaaaaaaaaaaaaaaacaatcagactCAGAATGTCCTTCTTCCACAAATGTACACGACACACAGAAATCTGACCTGGCCTTGACCTGGAAGTGAAGATATCTCCATGGAAATCCCACACGGCCTACCTTGCTTTAACATCTTCAGTGTTTTGTAGGATAAATTTCCATGTGAGTGCAAAGCCATGATAAAAAGAAACCTAAAATGACAgtttaaaaaatcagtttaaaTCATGGACAAGCACAAGCGGTGGTGTTTGATGTAACTGTGTGTACCTCAGCTGAGAGTCTGGCACCGTGAAGCATGCCGTGGTTTCTGCCCTCGATCAATCCCTGTTGCGTTCCTTCCTCAAATCCTTCACGGTATCCATCTAAATGGAACCTGCAGtcatgagagaaaaaaatatgtgCACACCTTGAAGTTATATGCTTTTCTGTATTAATCAATGATTATCAAGAGTCCTAAACATGTAGAATGTCGTTCGGGTCACAGAAAACTGATGGGGGGTGCAAGCTTCACAATATAGAGCTgctgttgttggggttttttattGGCTTGGTGGTGTAGCCGGTAACATTGCCACCACACAGTACCAGGGTCCCTTGTTCAATCCTGAGTTCAAGATACTATCTTCTTTGCAATTTCTccccatgtgggtttccttcaggttctctgcTTTCCccccacctccaaaaaacatgcctGTAGACTTACTGGGTACATTAAAATatcccaggtgtgtgtgtgtgtatgtgtcctgagatggactggtttcccatccagggtgtgtgtattcctgcctaACACCAAGTGTTCCCAGGATACGCTCCAGAGgtaaaaataagagaaaatggTATCTTCCACATCATTCTGATAAAATAATGACAGATAGGAGTGAGCCACTTAACAaatcagttttttaaaaaaatattctagtAAATTCTCACATGACATGAAGTAATATTGTGAATTTTTCAAACACTTATTTccttgctggggaaaaaaattggaAACCCTCACAGactttgtaatggttttaatggtccctgtgggtctctactggtaatgtgttgccttctattggtggcatgttatgtctagtggataccattaaggaccaataatggtttgtaatggtagttgtagtggaaaccatttgaatttcTGTGTTGGATTCTATTGGGGTATTGTTCAGCAAGGTTATGATCATAATGAAGACTAATTTAATATATTGTGAAGGTAAGGAATAATCATGATGCACCATTCCTGACACAAGGAAATTacaggggaaaaagtggaaacCTTCTAGGGTTAGGGGCTAATTTGACTCAGGTGTTTAAATCAGTTCAGGTGTGTCTAATAAGCCAATTGATTCACTAGACTATTTAACGGACGCTTAAACAACAGCAGTAAACTTATAACAACTAAAAGAGATTTCTCAGATTTATGCAAATTTTAACACACAGCTAGTTAGGTTAAAAATATGAGGCACTCAATATTGAAACCAAAAACTCTACTAATGAGACTGTATTGTAGAAACGTTGAGAACTCTCTTACTGATTCAAAGCATTAGCAAAACACCGTTAGCTCGCTAGCTGGTTAGCTAAAATgcaatattgttgtttttaccTGTCGTCTGCCATTATAATTGAGTCGAACAAATCGTCTGTAACGTTTTGCGAAAAACCGGCCATTTTAATAAGACTGAAATGTAGTATTTATGCTGAAATTTTAGTTAGAAATTGAGAACATAAACTAAACAATCTACGTGCTTCCGGAAGGACGGCTTCTTCCTCAGTCAGATTTACAACAGTTAGTGATGATTATTGCCACCTTCTGGAGAGGAGAGAATAATTTTACCGtcataaaatagaaaatatattaattaaatagtGTTTTTAACCTAGGTTACAAGTTGTGACTTAATAAATTGTACATGTATATTCTAGGGTTGTTCAATACATGACATTTTTAGAATCG contains:
- the lto1 gene encoding protein LTO1 homolog, whose product is MAGFSQNVTDDLFDSIIMADDRFHLDGYREGFEEGTQQGLIEGRNHGMLHGARLSAEVSFYHGFALTWKFILQNTEDVKARKRLKAVETLDAMIQKFPYEDPQNEKLQEHMERVRAKFRQVCSLLSVTADFREYMSGSEGMSF